Proteins from a genomic interval of Plasmodium sp. gorilla clade G2 genome assembly, chromosome: 10:
- a CDS encoding thioredoxin-like associated protein 2, putative: MSQNKIYKTNYGYNNPILLNKNERNINTYVNQKTMTNKLLTTYNRSPLQSNYDPYIPKIMHSSTIKKQGAINKNDVDKIYKPNYIDVNNLSNSKYILSKNTPEYINGKKQMINIFDNIKNEERNKSINYYKHNNIIKIPSSYNSNNANNIKSNNVNDGVLQVQKGSIQYDAKNMNTFHNKNNAKGKFIKRLNNINNKEVASNVDDIKLLKKSLPAKISSSIKTNYEKSNVLDHNKNTNVKVSKISIENKNNNIRKKENMKLAPKYGINNKDNKNMIIESVKVVKNPKEITKKKTKIVQNKYKNPLPSYICLNFYDNSLNLNNGLKMFNDMIAVDKNQKIKKWNGYEWDKMEKDFHFLIKARYDNKGNIWCINNSYEVLRIMRNKLKNFGHMGKEEIIDIGFDKKNILWCINRKGQLLKWVKTKWDNIEYKGFHKLICLSFDKKGELWAINLKKELAMWDKKNKCWDEKSIKDNLKISCIDFDGDGKLWVVSNSGALLTYSKDQWINFGLVCLEELICISFKKLQE; encoded by the coding sequence ATGAGTCAAAATAAAATCTATAAAACCAATTATGGATATAACAATCCAATtttgttaaataaaaatgaacgAAATATAAATACGTATGTCAACCAAAAGACAATGAccaataaattattaacaaCATATAATAGAAGTCCATTGCAATCAAATTATGATCCTTACATTCCTAAGATTATGCATAGTTCTACAATTAAAAAACAAGGggcaataaataaaaatgatgtagataaaatatacaaaccAAATTATATTGATGTGAATAATTTATCTAACTCcaaatatattctttctaAAAATACAcctgaatatataaatggaaaaaaacaaatgataAACATATTTGATAATATCAAAAATGAGGAGAGGAATAAAagtattaattattataaacataataatattattaaaataccTTCAAGttataattcaaataatgcaaataatataaaatcaaataatGTTAATGATGGTGTATTACAAGTTCAAAAAGGCAGTATACAATATGATgctaaaaatatgaatacatttcataacaaaaataatgcAAAAggtaaatttattaaaagactaaataatatcaataataaaGAAGTAGCATCCAATGTGGATGACATaaaattattgaaaaaatCGTTGCCCGCTAAAATTAGCTCAAGTATAAAGacaaattatgaaaaaagtaATGTTTTagatcataataaaaatacaaatgttAAGGTAAGTAAAATTtctattgaaaataaaaacaataatataagaaaaaaagagaatatGAAATTGGCCCCAAAATATGGaattaataataaggataataaaaatatgattataGAGAGTGTCAAGGTAGTTAAGAACCCCAAagaaattacaaaaaaaaaaacaaagattgtacaaaataaatataagaatcCATTACCAAGTTACATatgtttaaatttttatgacaattcattaaatttaaataacgGTCTCAAAATGTTTAATGATATGATAGCTGTTGATAAGAATCAAAAGATCAAAAAATGGAATGGGTATGAATGGGATAAAATGGAAAAggattttcattttttaataaaagctcgatatgataataaaggtAATATATGGtgtataaataattcttatGAAGTTTTGAGAATTATgagaaataaattaaaaaattttggaCATATGGGGAAGGAAGAAATTATCGACATTGGAtttgacaaaaaaaatatattatggtGTATAAACCGTAAAGGACAATTATTAAAATGGGTTAAAACAAAATGGGATAATATAGAATACAAGGGTTTTCATAAATTAATATGTTTATCATTTGATAAGAAAGGAGAATTATGGGCAATTAATTTGAAGAAGGAACTAGCCATGTGggataagaaaaataaatgttgGGATGAAAAAAGTATTAAGGATAATTTGAAAATATCTTGTATAGATTTTGATGGAGATGGAAAGTTATGGGTAGTTTCTAATTCAGGTGCATTATTAACATATTCAAAAGATCAATGGATAAATTTTGGATTGGTTTGCTTGGAAGAGTTAATATGTAtaagttttaaaaaattgcaagaatga
- a CDS encoding apicoplast ribosomal protein L27 precursor, putative yields the protein MKNKVVIIYFLVYITCVILGKSKNNLKVTKAYLRYGKNDQNIQNKERKKKTHMYLNNSTLFPSKNNSIHKTFFKYNKFIDQNNDKELFMKTFFKNGKIIKFRYTHELWAKKKGVGSTKNGRDSNPKNLGVKVLGNNFAHAGNIIVRQRGRTFKPGNGVKQGRDFTLIAVKSGKVHFFNRVVSIIDVSEPKPLTFKDIYQENPTIIGLSKMWMSA from the coding sequence atgaaaaataaggttgtaattatttattttttagtatACATTACATGTGTTATATTGGGAAAGTCAAAAAATAACCTTAAAGTTACGAAGGCATATTTAAGATATGGAAAGAATGATCagaatattcaaaataaggaacgaaaaaaaaaaactcatATGTATTTGAATAACTCCACTTTGTTTCCATCAAAGAATAATAGCATacataaaacattttttaaatataataaatttattgatCAAAATAATGACAAAGAATTGTTTATGAAAACATTTTTTAAGAAtgggaaaataataaaatttagaTATACTCATGAATTGTgggcaaaaaaaaaaggagtaGGAAGTACTAAAAATGGTAGAGATAGTAATCCAAAGAATTTGGGAGTGAAAGTATTAGGTAATAATTTTGCACATGCTGGAAATATTATAGTTAGACAAAGAGGACGTACTTTTAAACCTGGTAATGGAGTAAAACAAGGAAGAGATTTTACACTAATAGCTGTTAAATCAGGAAAAGTCCATTTTTTTAACCGTGTTGTAAGTATTATTGATGTTAGTGAACCAAAACCATTGACATTCAAGGATATATATCAAGAAAATCCTACCATTATAGGTTTATCAAAAATGTGGATGTCAGcttaa
- a CDS encoding flavoprotein subunit of succinate dehydrogenase, translating to MIRNNKKYLRFMQSSFCRFSNIKTKAYDIIDHHYDAVIVGAGGAGLRSALELSKNKYKVACISKLFPTRSHTVAAQGGINAALGNMTEDDWRWHAYDTIKGSDWLGDQNAIHYMCREAPESVLELEEFGLPFSRTKDGKIYQRAFGGQSLKYGKGGQAYRCAAAADRTGHAMLHTLYGQSLSYNCIFFVEYFVLDLLMLNSNECIGVICINIADGKIHRFFTPHTVIATGGYGRAYLSCTSAHACTGDGNAIVARSKLPLQDLEFVQFHPTGIYPAGCLITEGCRGEGGILRNKEGEAFMMRYAPKAKDLASRDVVSRAMTIEINEQRGCGPNSDHIYLDLTHLPYETLKERLPGIMETAKIFAGVDVTKQYIPVLPTVHYNMGGIPTNYKTQVLTQNVNFNKQTNKSNEDIIVKGLYAAGEAASASVHGANRLGANSLLDIVVFGKRAALTIMEIDKPNIPKINANTNIGEESIQRLDHIRFNKGSIHTSQLRKKMQICMQKHAAVFRIGPLLQEGYKQILEICSIFKDIQISDKTLTWNTDLLETLELENLLTLASQTILAAVERKESRGAHARDDFPERDDKNYLKHSLTWMTDRNIENTKYFTTYRDVITKPLDNEMEYVPPVKRVY from the coding sequence ATGATtaggaataataaaaaatacctAAGATTTATGCAATCAAGTTTTTGTAGATTCTCAAATATTAAAACGAAAGCATATGATATAATTGATCATCATTATGATGCAGTAATTGTAGGAGCGGGAGGTGCTGGATTACGATCTGCATTGgaattatcaaaaaataaatacaaggTTGCATGTATAAGTAAACTGTTTCCAACACGATCACATACTGTAGCTGCTCAAGGTGGAATAAATGCAGCATTAGGTAATATGACTGAAGATGATTGGAGATGGCATGCTTATGATACAATTAAAGGTTCAGATTGGCTTGGAGATCAAAACGCTATTCATTATATGTGTAGAGAAGCTCCTGAATCTGTTTTAGAATTAGAAGAATTTGGACTTCCATTTTCAAGAACAAAAGATgggaaaatatatcaaagaGCTTTTGGAGGACAAAGtttaaaatatggaaaagGAGGACAAGCCTATAGATGTGCTGCCGCTGCTGATAGAACAGGACATGCTATGTTACATACATTATATGGACAATCCTTATCTtataattgtatatttttcgtagaatattttgttttagaTTTACTTATGTTAAATTCTAATGAATGTATTGGTGTAATCTGTATTAATATAGCAGATGGAAAAATACACAGATTTTTTACACCACATACTGTTATAGCTACAGGGGGTTATGGTCGAGCTTATTTGTCATGCACATCGGCTCATGCATGTACCGGAGATGGTAATGCAATTGTAGCTAGAAGTAAATTGCCATTACAAGATTTAGAATTTGTACAATTTCATCCAACAGGTATATATCCAGCTGGATGCTTAATTACTGAAGGATGTAGAGGAGAAGGTGGtattttaagaaataaaGAAGGAGAAGCCTTTATGATGAGATATGCACCTAAAGCTAAAGATTTAGCTAGTCGTGATGTTGTTAGTAGAGCTATGACAATAGAAATTAATGAACAAAGAGGGTGTGGACCAAATTcagatcatatatatttagatttAACACACTTACCATATGAAACATTAAAAGAAAGATTACCAGGTATAATGGAAACTGCAAAAATATTTGCAGGAGTTGATGTAACTAAACAATATATTCCTGTGTTACCAACAGTTCATTATAATATGGGAGGAATTCCAACTAATTATAAAACACAAGTATTAACACAAAAtgtaaattttaataaacaaACTAATAAATCAAATGAAGATATTATTGTAAAAGGTCTTTATGCTGCTGGAGAAGCTGCTTCAGCATCTGTTCATGGAGCCAATCGCTTAGGAGCAAATTCACTTTTAGATATTGTCGTTTTTGGTAAAAGAGCTGCACTAACTATTATGGAAATAGATAAACCTAACATTCCTAAAATAAATGCTAATACTAATATAGGTGAAGAATCTATACAAAGATTAGATCATATAAGATTTAATAAAGGTAGTATACATACATCtcaattaagaaaaaaaatgcaaATATGCATGCAAAAACATGCTGCTGTTTTTAGAATTGGACCTTTATTACAAGAAGGTTATAAACAAATTCTTGAAATATGCTCCATTTTTAAAGATATACAAATTAGTGATAAAACCTTAACATGGAATACAGATTTATTAGAAACATTAGAACTAGAAAATTTACTAACACTCGCATCACAAACCATATTAGCAGCTGTTGAAAGAAAAGAATCAAGAGGTGCTCATGCTCGTGATGATTTCCCAGAAAGAGATGATAAAAACTATTTAAAACATTCCTTAACATGGATGACTGACagaaatattgaaaatactAAATATTTTACAACTTACAGGGATGTCATAACAAAACCATTAGATAATGAAATGGAATATGTACCTCCTGTTAAACgtgtttattaa
- a CDS encoding Sec1 family protein, putative: MSLNIQEQQKNSAISMLNLNEYNENNRGNILYYSHDKIWKILIYDKEGQNILAPLLKVGNLRHHGVTLNMNIQKERNSIPEVNAVYLIDNNKENIDKVIEDMVKNMYGSYYINFLSYVSQENFEYFASECVKNNIVSYISKITDRYIKFISLSSSTFSLNIPYCFKILHETNDELIQNVMNKITEGLISFLVTLGVVPIIRVSSNSSNPSKMIAHKLHEKIYELLNMRYTNNYVFNSKNVQRPLLILADREIDLSVMIQHAWTYQALIHDVFDIKLNKINIQTVNNNNNNNNTNNMNSSYFNKKDTNNCIIKSYDIDTNDTFFQNNCHKPFPDVANNISECLNSYNEKMKNINKNEHTNNTNNINSNSNNNNNNITGGLMNAMNILPEMTEHKRLLDMHTNILTELIKEIKERELDKYYENEFDFECLNDKTCIQYMNNILNSSKGNAMDKYRAFLCLYLAKKKNMNIQTIDTFINQLKNLQIDTSSIQFIEQLDKYKSMNININVTNTTPLNHSNSTTFKQQLNTYSNIFIDKGYNILQGAKNLLPKRREIKITKLVETLLENKPSALNDQFIYIDPKTPPSANKNEKIYIKQENIKECIIFLIGGGNYIEVSALNDLEDKLNKKIIYGTTDFVRPENFVQELNQIGASLM, encoded by the coding sequence ATGTCCCTGAATATTCAAGAACAACAGAAGAATAGTGCCATTAGTATGCTAAATTTAAACGagtataatgaaaataacagaggcaatatattatactacTCACATGATAAGATatggaaaatattaatatatgataaagaaGGACAGAATATTTTAGCCCCCTTATTAAAAGTAGGAAATTTAAGACATCATGGTGTAAcattaaatatgaatattcagaaagaaagaaattcGATTCCAGAAGTGAATGCTGTTTATttaattgataataataaagaaaatattgataAAGTTATTGAAGACAtggtaaaaaatatgtatggtagttattatataaattttttatcttatGTTAGTCAAGaaaattttgaatattttgcAAGTGAAtgtgtaaaaaataatattgtatCTTATATATCCAAAATTACAgatagatatattaaatttattagtTTATCAAGTAGTAccttttctttaaatattcCATATTGTTTTAAGATATTACATGAAACAAATGATGAATTAATACAAAATGTTATGAATAAAATTACAGAAGGTTTAATCTCATTTTTAGTTACATTAGGTGTTGTACCTATTATTAGGGTTTCTTCAAATTCATCTAACCCTTCAAAAATGATAGCTCATAAATTACATGAAAAAATTTATGAACTATTAAATATGAGATATACtaataattatgtatttaATTCAAAGAATGTGCAGAGACCATTACTAATATTAGCAGATAGAGAAATTGACTTGAGTGTTATGATTCAACATGCATGGACATATCAAGCTTTAATTCATGATGTGTTtgatattaaattaaataaaataaatatacaaactgttaataataataataataataataatacaaataatatgaatagttCTTATTTTAATAAGAAGGATACAAATAATTGTATTATAAAATCATATGATATTGATACAAATGATactttttttcaaaataattgTCATAAGCCTTTTCCTGATGTGGCAAATAATATTAGTGAATGTTTAAACAGCTATAATgaaaagatgaaaaatattaataagaatgaacatacaaataatacaaataatataaatagtaatagtaataataataataataatattacggGGGGACTTATGAATGCTATGAATATACTACCAGAAATGACAGAACATAAAAGACTTTTAGATAtgcatacaaatatattaacagaattaattaaagaaattaaagaaaGAGAATTAGacaaatattatgaaaatgaatTTGATTTTGAATGTTTAAATGATAAGACTTGTATacaatatatgaataatattttaaattcttcAAAAGGAAATGCTATGGATAAATATCGTgcatttttatgtttatatttagcaaaaaaaaaaaatatgaatatacaaACTATTGATACATTTATAaatcaattaaaaaatttacaaataGATACATCTTCAATACAATTTATTGAACAattagataaatataaatctatgaatataaatataaatgtaacaAATACAACACCATTAAATCATTCTAATAGTACTACATTTAAACAACAATTAAATACttatagtaatatatttattgataaAGGATATAATATCTTACAAGGAGCAAAAAATTTACTACCCAAAAGAAGAGAAATCAAAATTACTAAACTTGTTGAAACATTACTAGAAAATAAACCTTCTGCATTAAATGatcaatttatttatatagacCCCAAAACACCACCATCTgctaataaaaatgaaaaaatatatattaaacaagaaaatattaaagaatgtattatatttcttataggAGGAGGAAATTATATAGAGGTCTCGGCTCTAAATGATCTCGAAGAtaaattaaacaaaaaaattatttatggTACCACAGATTTTGTTAGACCAGAAAATTTTGTTCAAGAGTTAAATCAAATAGGTGCTTCACTTATGTAG